In Actinomyces marmotae, the DNA window TACTTCCGCTACGACGACGCCGGCGCGCGCCCCGACCTGGGCGCGGCGACCGCCGTCGCCGGGGACGCGGGCAACGGGGTAGACCCCGGCTCGCCATCGGGGGCGCGCGGCGGGTGGTCTAAGCGCTTCGCCGGGCGCGCCATGACCCGCTTCGAGCAGCGCGGCATCGACGAGGGCCGCACGATCCGGGACCTGACGGCGGTGCGCACCGAGGAGCAGTGGATCCCTGCCGCCCGCCCCACCGCGCTGGAGCGCCTGGACGACGGCGCCCCCGGGCTCCTCGCGCCCGAGGGGCTGACGGGCCGGTGACCCCATGAGCGGGGCCCGGCTGCCCAGGCGGGCGTGGCTCGCCGTCATCGTGCTCGGCTTCCTGGGGCTCTGCGCCGTCGTGCGGGTGCCGGTGGGTGTCGTCCCGCCGCTCCTGCCGCGCCTGGGCGATGACCTGGGCCTGTCCGGGGCGGCGCGCGGGGCGCTCACCAGCGTGCCGGTGCTCTGCTTCGGCCTGCTCACCCCGGTGGCCTCCATGGCGGTGAGGCGGATGGGGGTCAACGCCTCGGGCCTGGTGATGATGGGCGCGGTGGTCGCCGGGGCTGTGCTCCGCTCCGCCGGGGGCGCGGCGGCGGCCTTCGCGGGGACCGTGATCATCGGCGCGGGGCTGACAATCGGCAACCTCGTGGCGCCGATGGTCATCGGCCGGGACTTCTGGCACCGGGCCTCCCTCATGACGGGCCTGTACTCGGCCACCTGCAATGTCCTCGTCACGGCCGCGACGGCGCTGGCCGTCCCCCTGGCCCAGGCGGTCGGCTGGCGCGGCTCCGCCCTGGCGTGGACCGTGATCCCCGTGGCCTTGGCGGCGGCTGCCTGGTGGTGGGTCTACCCGCCGGGCTCGACCGCGCCGCGTGAGAGCCTGCGGCGCCGCTCGGGCATGAGCGCCTGGGTGGGGGAGCGCTCCCTGACCGGCGGGGGCCACGAGGGCGCCGAGGGCGATCGTCGGGACGCTGGGGCCCCGGGGCGGACGCCGATCAGCCGGCCCGTGTGGCGCCGTCCGCTGGCCTGGGTGATGGCCATGGCCTTCACCGGGCACGTCCTCTCCTTCTACGCGATCTCCGGCTGGCTGCCGACGGCGCTCGCGCAGACCGCCGGGATGAGCGAGTCTGCCGCGGGCCTGGCCTCCTCGGTGTTCACGATGACCGGGATCGTGGGCCCGATGCTCGTGCCCCTCATGCTCGAGGCCCTGGGCTGGTCCGGCGCGCGCATGCTGGGGGTGCTGAGCGCCTGCTGGCTCGCGCTGCCGGTGACGATGATCGTGGCGCCGACCGCCTGGCTGGTGCCGTGCCTCTTGTCCGGGATCGCGCAGGGCGCGTTCTTCGCGGCCCTGTTCTCCCTGGTCATCCAGCGCGCTGAATCACTGGATGACAACCGTCGCACCACGGCGCTGATCCAGACGGTGGGCTACTGCGCCGCCGCGGTGGGACCGATCGTCCTGGGTTGGATGCGCGAGGCGACCGGGGGCTGGGCGGCGCCCTTCGCCGTCGTGGTGGCGGCGCTCGTGCTCATGACGGTCTGCGGGCAGATCGCGGCCCGGTGGCCCGCTGTCGACGCCCCCCGGGCCGCCCGCCCCGCCGGCCTCACGGGGGAGGCGGGGGCGTGAGCCCGGCCCAGCCCGTGGGACCGCC includes these proteins:
- a CDS encoding CynX/NimT family MFS transporter — encoded protein: MSGARLPRRAWLAVIVLGFLGLCAVVRVPVGVVPPLLPRLGDDLGLSGAARGALTSVPVLCFGLLTPVASMAVRRMGVNASGLVMMGAVVAGAVLRSAGGAAAAFAGTVIIGAGLTIGNLVAPMVIGRDFWHRASLMTGLYSATCNVLVTAATALAVPLAQAVGWRGSALAWTVIPVALAAAAWWWVYPPGSTAPRESLRRRSGMSAWVGERSLTGGGHEGAEGDRRDAGAPGRTPISRPVWRRPLAWVMAMAFTGHVLSFYAISGWLPTALAQTAGMSESAAGLASSVFTMTGIVGPMLVPLMLEALGWSGARMLGVLSACWLALPVTMIVAPTAWLVPCLLSGIAQGAFFAALFSLVIQRAESLDDNRRTTALIQTVGYCAAAVGPIVLGWMREATGGWAAPFAVVVAALVLMTVCGQIAARWPAVDAPRAARPAGLTGEAGA